Proteins encoded by one window of Enterococcus faecalis:
- a CDS encoding bifunctional 4-hydroxy-2-oxoglutarate aldolase/2-dehydro-3-deoxy-phosphogluconate aldolase, producing METKVEKNQLYQQLATCKLLPLYTATDLRYLPQVESVLVENELPFIEVTFRSQLALPAIKQLAASGNLIVGAGTVRTLKEAQEAVANGAQFIVSPAIVPEVIDFCLANEVPIFPGTATPGEIQRALAYGLRVVKFFPADIYGGLKAIKSLSGPFYDVQFLPTGGIDETNFIEYVEAKEVLAVGGSFILSEKMLQEDEASARQHVQSLLTKIKERQAK from the coding sequence ATGGAAACAAAAGTTGAAAAAAATCAACTGTATCAACAATTAGCGACATGTAAACTTTTACCACTATACACTGCAACAGATTTACGCTATTTGCCACAAGTAGAATCAGTCTTAGTAGAAAACGAATTACCGTTTATTGAAGTTACTTTTCGGAGTCAGCTGGCCTTGCCTGCCATCAAACAACTTGCTGCTTCAGGGAATTTAATTGTGGGCGCAGGAACTGTTAGAACCTTGAAAGAAGCCCAAGAGGCAGTAGCGAACGGTGCACAGTTCATTGTTTCCCCAGCGATTGTTCCAGAAGTCATTGATTTTTGTCTGGCAAATGAGGTGCCTATTTTTCCAGGAACAGCTACGCCTGGGGAGATTCAGCGAGCGCTGGCGTATGGCTTACGAGTGGTTAAATTTTTCCCAGCCGATATTTACGGCGGGTTAAAAGCCATCAAAAGTTTAAGTGGCCCGTTTTATGATGTTCAATTTTTACCAACTGGTGGGATTGATGAAACAAACTTTATAGAGTATGTGGAAGCAAAAGAAGTATTAGCAGTGGGCGGTTCCTTTATTTTATCAGAAAAGATGCTTCAAGAAGATGAAGCTTCGGCACGCCAGCATGTTCAATCTTTACTCACGAAAATCAAAGAACGACAAGCAAAATAA
- the uxuA gene encoding mannonate dehydratase, with product MKWGFRWYGAAGDAIPLKHIRQIPGITGVVGTLLNKLPGDVWTVAEIQALKQSVEQEGLALLGIESVAIHDAIKAGTDQRDHYIDNYRQTLRNLGKCGISLVCYSFKPIFGWAKTDLAYENEDGSLSLLFDQAVVENMQPEDMYQLIHSQSKGFRLPGWEEERLQQFQELKAMYAGVTEEDLVENLRYFLERVIPVCEEENIKMGIHPDDPPWEIFGLPRITKNLADLKRILSLVDSPANGITFCTGSLGADPTNDLPTMIREIGHRINFVHFRNVKYLGEHRFEETAHPSVAGSLDMAELMQALVDVGYEGVIRPDHGRAIWDEKAMPGYGLYDRAMGLTYIQGLYEATKAKQNRK from the coding sequence ATGAAATGGGGATTTAGATGGTACGGAGCGGCAGGCGATGCCATTCCGTTAAAACATATTCGACAGATTCCAGGAATTACTGGTGTTGTCGGTACCTTGTTAAATAAACTACCAGGTGATGTTTGGACAGTAGCCGAAATTCAGGCACTTAAACAATCGGTGGAGCAAGAAGGATTAGCACTTTTAGGAATTGAAAGTGTCGCTATTCATGATGCCATTAAAGCGGGGACGGATCAACGAGACCACTATATTGATAATTATCGCCAGACGTTGCGTAACTTGGGGAAATGCGGAATTTCCTTAGTGTGCTACAGTTTCAAACCTATTTTTGGTTGGGCTAAAACAGACTTGGCGTATGAGAATGAAGATGGCAGCTTATCGTTGTTATTTGATCAAGCTGTGGTAGAGAACATGCAGCCAGAAGACATGTATCAATTAATTCACAGTCAGTCAAAAGGATTCCGGTTACCAGGTTGGGAAGAGGAGCGTTTGCAACAATTTCAAGAATTGAAAGCCATGTATGCCGGCGTAACAGAAGAAGATTTGGTCGAAAATTTGCGCTACTTTTTAGAACGTGTGATTCCTGTCTGTGAAGAAGAAAATATCAAAATGGGGATTCACCCCGATGATCCACCTTGGGAAATTTTTGGTTTGCCAAGAATCACTAAAAATTTAGCGGATTTAAAACGGATCCTTTCCTTGGTGGACTCACCAGCAAATGGGATTACATTTTGTACAGGTTCCCTCGGTGCGGACCCGACGAATGATTTGCCTACTATGATTCGTGAAATAGGTCACAGAATTAATTTTGTTCATTTCCGCAATGTGAAGTATTTAGGTGAGCATCGTTTTGAAGAAACGGCGCATCCGAGTGTCGCTGGTTCGTTAGATATGGCGGAATTAATGCAAGCACTGGTAGACGTAGGGTATGAAGGCGTTATTCGTCCTGACCATGGGCGGGCAATTTGGGATGAAAAAGCGATGCCTGGTTATGGTTTATATGATCGAGCAATGGGGTTGACCTATATTCAAGGACTGTACGAAGCAACCAAAGCCAAACAAAATAGGAAGTGA
- a CDS encoding PTS sugar transporter subunit IIA produces MLGIVIATHGALSDGAKDAATVIMGATENIETVNLNSGDDVQALGGQIKTAIENVQQGDGVLVMVDLLSASPYNQAVLVINELEPALQKKIFVVSGTNLPMVLEAINHQLLGTPIAEAAQAIVAQGKESVQAWDISMTSFEDEEDEDDDF; encoded by the coding sequence ATGTTAGGGATTGTGATTGCTACACACGGTGCACTAAGTGACGGTGCGAAAGACGCAGCTACCGTGATTATGGGCGCAACCGAAAATATCGAAACCGTTAATCTAAATAGTGGCGACGATGTCCAAGCACTAGGCGGACAAATTAAAACAGCGATTGAGAACGTCCAACAAGGGGATGGCGTGTTGGTCATGGTTGACTTATTAAGTGCGAGTCCTTACAATCAGGCAGTTTTGGTGATTAACGAACTCGAACCAGCACTACAAAAGAAAATCTTTGTGGTGAGTGGTACCAACCTACCAATGGTCTTAGAAGCGATAAACCATCAATTATTGGGCACACCGATTGCTGAAGCGGCGCAAGCGATTGTTGCGCAAGGCAAAGAAAGTGTGCAAGCATGGGATATTTCTATGACTTCATTTGAGGATGAAGAGGATGAGGACGATGATTTTTAA
- a CDS encoding PTS system mannose/fructose/N-acetylgalactosamine-transporter subunit IIB, with the protein MGVVNLARVDERLIHGQVMVTLSQKSGVNSIFVVDEVVAKDKFMRDLYKSAGSRTGQKTIVITPEKAKFYWDEYQFKEYNCILIAKTVSVIYDLVKHGVPMKELNIGGIAQKNPEKDLLVTKSVYLNKEDAEKLKELHEVYGVEDIYFQATPSAPKTSLKEVLGKFNL; encoded by the coding sequence ATGGGCGTAGTAAATTTAGCAAGAGTAGATGAACGATTAATTCATGGACAAGTGATGGTGACCTTGTCCCAAAAAAGTGGCGTTAATTCCATTTTCGTTGTCGATGAAGTGGTGGCAAAGGATAAATTTATGCGTGATTTATACAAAAGTGCAGGCAGTCGGACAGGACAAAAAACCATTGTCATTACGCCGGAAAAAGCCAAATTTTATTGGGATGAATACCAATTCAAAGAGTACAACTGTATTTTAATCGCTAAAACCGTCTCTGTAATTTATGACTTAGTAAAACACGGAGTCCCTATGAAGGAGTTAAACATCGGCGGTATTGCACAGAAGAATCCAGAAAAAGATTTATTAGTAACCAAATCAGTTTATTTAAACAAAGAAGATGCCGAAAAATTAAAAGAACTACATGAGGTGTATGGCGTAGAAGATATTTATTTCCAAGCAACGCCTTCTGCACCAAAAACTAGTTTAAAAGAGGTTTTAGGCAAATTTAATTTATAG
- a CDS encoding PTS system mannose/fructose/sorbose family transporter subunit IID, with product MTETTEKVVPKTTNLAPEEITNKDVTKAYLRWHFANEIPHSFERYLAPSLLYAMMPLLKKLYKDDEQLKAAYMRQLLFFNTQLSWGGGVITGLMASMEQERAKEEHEGREIMMQDDLMYNTKAGLMGALAGIGDAIDSGTVQYIFIAIAVPWAQQGSALGAIFPFVAFALYQVLLGVFFARQSFKMGRNATGLMQSAGIQKAIEMLSVLGLFMMGILAGNYVKVSSTLQFKLSGREFVVQDILDQIVPGLLPLAVVMGVYWFYTKKGLKVTQALLWLTGILIVLATVGIL from the coding sequence ATGACGGAAACAACAGAAAAAGTCGTGCCGAAAACAACGAATTTAGCACCAGAAGAAATTACCAATAAAGATGTTACAAAAGCCTATCTCCGTTGGCATTTTGCCAATGAAATTCCCCATTCCTTTGAACGTTACTTGGCGCCTTCGTTATTGTACGCAATGATGCCACTTTTAAAGAAATTATATAAAGACGATGAACAATTAAAAGCCGCTTATATGCGTCAACTGCTGTTTTTCAATACGCAATTAAGCTGGGGCGGCGGTGTCATTACTGGGTTGATGGCTTCCATGGAACAAGAGCGGGCCAAAGAAGAACATGAAGGCCGCGAAATCATGATGCAAGATGATTTAATGTATAACACCAAAGCTGGCTTGATGGGCGCGTTAGCTGGGATTGGTGATGCGATTGACTCAGGCACGGTTCAATATATTTTTATTGCGATTGCGGTGCCGTGGGCGCAACAAGGTAGCGCATTAGGTGCGATTTTCCCATTTGTGGCGTTTGCCCTTTATCAAGTACTGTTAGGTGTGTTCTTTGCGAGACAATCCTTCAAAATGGGGCGGAATGCCACAGGCTTAATGCAAAGTGCGGGGATTCAAAAAGCCATTGAAATGTTATCTGTTTTAGGGTTGTTCATGATGGGGATTTTAGCTGGTAATTATGTCAAAGTTTCTTCAACCCTTCAATTTAAACTTTCTGGCCGTGAGTTTGTGGTCCAAGATATCCTTGATCAGATTGTCCCAGGACTCTTGCCGCTAGCTGTCGTAATGGGCGTGTATTGGTTCTATACGAAAAAAGGCTTGAAAGTTACGCAAGCATTATTGTGGTTAACAGGTATCCTAATTGTCTTAGCAACAGTCGGTATTTTATAA
- a CDS encoding PTS mannose/fructose/sorbose/N-acetylgalactosamine transporter subunit IIC — translation METLSVLQSLIMALWVAAIMSRWLGGGATLTLRFSPLMTGLVAGLVMGDVPKAMIVTAALQMIYMGVFSPGGSMPAEPSIAAAIAVPVALLGNLKPEAAIAVAVPVGLLGSYLYQFRFFINTFLGKYTDRAVAELNSKKIARSIIWYPTIASFILFVPLVFFALYLGAPVIADIIKALEGTVVIHVLEVVGGGLAAIGIATTVYVIGRKDFLVFFFLAYFMSIVFKSLEITMVTYAIFGVIIALIFVQVQKGKPVAESAGSASATTDFDDDDDYDDGF, via the coding sequence ATGGAAACGTTAAGTGTTTTACAAAGTTTGATAATGGCGCTTTGGGTGGCAGCAATTATGTCCAGATGGCTTGGAGGAGGAGCAACGTTAACGTTGCGTTTCTCGCCCTTAATGACAGGGTTAGTAGCAGGTTTAGTGATGGGCGATGTCCCGAAAGCGATGATTGTCACCGCAGCATTACAAATGATTTACATGGGTGTTTTTTCACCAGGTGGCTCTATGCCAGCAGAACCATCAATTGCGGCAGCGATTGCTGTGCCAGTTGCGTTGCTAGGGAATTTGAAGCCGGAAGCGGCTATCGCCGTAGCGGTTCCTGTCGGTCTTTTAGGAAGTTATTTATATCAATTCCGTTTCTTTATTAACACGTTTTTAGGGAAGTATACCGATCGTGCGGTGGCTGAACTAAATTCTAAAAAAATTGCCCGCTCAATTATCTGGTATCCAACGATTGCCTCATTTATTTTATTCGTTCCATTAGTCTTTTTTGCTCTTTATTTAGGGGCACCAGTCATTGCCGATATTATTAAAGCATTAGAAGGAACCGTTGTGATTCACGTGTTAGAAGTAGTCGGTGGTGGTTTAGCCGCAATTGGGATTGCGACAACGGTCTATGTCATTGGTCGAAAAGATTTCTTGGTTTTCTTTTTCCTTGCATACTTCATGAGTATCGTCTTTAAGTCATTGGAAATTACCATGGTAACGTATGCCATCTTTGGCGTAATTATTGCGTTAATTTTTGTGCAAGTCCAAAAAGGCAAACCTGTAGCAGAAAGTGCTGGTTCCGCCAGTGCCACCACTGATTTTGATGATGATGACGATTACGATGATGGGTTTTAA
- a CDS encoding iron-containing alcohol dehydrogenase family protein, with product MLTDLKVKVGPQFYRYHEGALASVPSLFKEYHAQRILVVHGTVSFEKAQPFLPFLADSEYQFFYHTYTGECSYFGAEQISQQIKEHQIDFLLGVGGGKLADLVGYSAHLNNLNFGLVPTLASNCAPWTPLAVMYQENGAAEGKTEHFFRQAAFLITDPKLLLDAPRDYFVAGLADTLAKWYESETILRQAHLQGEPFLQLAGATAKLSQEAIMRDSKSALAAMDEGKLTPEFVHLSEIVFAVSGLVGGFGDKYARNAAAHAMHDAMSKFLPKSHDYLHGEKVAYGIFYQLALEKRWAIIDALIPFYQELNLPMSLRQMGLYPEEEAVLDTMVQFIDSKEKVHLIPIEISEERLRQGIEELEKYIQNQG from the coding sequence ATGTTAACTGATTTAAAAGTGAAAGTTGGACCGCAATTTTATCGTTACCACGAAGGCGCCTTAGCTTCGGTGCCGTCACTTTTCAAGGAATATCACGCCCAACGAATTTTGGTGGTGCATGGCACCGTATCCTTTGAAAAAGCTCAGCCATTTTTACCATTCTTGGCAGATTCAGAGTATCAATTCTTCTATCACACTTACACAGGAGAATGTAGTTATTTTGGCGCCGAACAAATTTCACAGCAAATAAAGGAACACCAGATTGACTTTCTTCTGGGAGTCGGCGGCGGTAAGCTAGCCGATTTAGTGGGCTACAGCGCCCATTTAAACAATCTGAATTTTGGCTTGGTCCCTACTTTGGCTAGTAACTGTGCGCCGTGGACACCATTAGCTGTGATGTATCAAGAAAATGGCGCGGCCGAAGGCAAAACGGAACATTTCTTTCGCCAAGCTGCGTTTTTAATCACTGATCCTAAGTTGCTTCTTGATGCGCCCCGTGATTATTTTGTCGCTGGTTTAGCTGATACGTTAGCGAAATGGTATGAATCAGAGACCATTTTACGCCAAGCCCATTTGCAAGGGGAACCCTTTTTACAATTAGCGGGAGCGACCGCCAAGCTTTCGCAAGAAGCGATTATGCGGGACTCAAAATCAGCCTTAGCAGCGATGGACGAGGGCAAACTCACGCCTGAATTTGTCCATCTTTCAGAAATTGTTTTCGCTGTTTCTGGATTAGTCGGCGGCTTCGGCGACAAATACGCCCGCAATGCAGCAGCACACGCCATGCATGATGCTATGAGTAAATTTTTACCAAAAAGTCATGACTATTTACATGGCGAAAAAGTAGCTTACGGCATCTTCTATCAATTAGCATTGGAAAAAAGGTGGGCCATCATAGACGCATTAATCCCTTTTTATCAAGAGCTAAACTTGCCCATGTCGTTACGACAAATGGGCCTTTACCCAGAAGAAGAAGCAGTACTCGATACAATGGTTCAATTTATTGATTCAAAAGAAAAGGTTCATTTAATTCCTATTGAGATTTCGGAAGAACGTTTACGTCAAGGGATTGAAGAGCTAGAAAAGTATATCCAAAACCAAGGATAA
- a CDS encoding D-isomer specific 2-hydroxyacid dehydrogenase family protein, whose translation MLKKQKIAIVNSSSFGQIFPEHLTRLEKIGTVKHFTVDSEIGGKELAECLQGYTIIIASVTPFFTKEFFEHKDELLLISRHGIGYNNIDLDAAKQHETIVSIIPALVERDAVAENNVTNLLAVLRQTVAADASVKADQWEKRANFVGRTLFNKTVGVIGVGNTGSCVVETLRNGFRCDVLAYDPYKSATYLQSYGAKKVDLDTLLASADIICLCANLTEESYHMIGSAEIAKMKDGVYLSNSARGALIDEEAMIAGLESGKIAGLGTDVLEEEPGRKNHPYLAFENVVMTPHTSAYTMECLQAMGEKCVQDVEDVVQGILPQRAVQEVSRYVS comes from the coding sequence ATGTTAAAAAAACAAAAAATTGCCATAGTGAATTCCAGTAGTTTTGGTCAAATTTTTCCTGAACACTTGACGCGCTTAGAAAAAATAGGCACCGTGAAGCATTTTACAGTCGACAGTGAAATTGGTGGCAAAGAGTTAGCGGAATGTTTACAAGGATATACGATTATTATTGCTAGCGTGACGCCATTTTTCACGAAAGAATTTTTTGAACATAAAGATGAATTATTGCTGATTTCTCGCCATGGTATTGGGTATAACAACATCGATTTAGACGCTGCAAAACAGCACGAGACAATTGTTTCCATCATCCCAGCTTTAGTAGAACGAGATGCCGTGGCGGAAAACAATGTCACAAATTTACTAGCTGTTTTACGGCAAACCGTGGCTGCAGATGCCAGCGTTAAAGCAGATCAATGGGAAAAACGAGCGAATTTTGTCGGTCGGACGTTATTTAACAAAACTGTGGGTGTCATTGGTGTTGGGAACACAGGAAGTTGTGTCGTGGAGACGTTACGAAACGGATTTCGCTGTGACGTGTTAGCGTATGATCCCTATAAATCCGCCACTTATCTGCAAAGTTATGGAGCCAAAAAAGTAGACTTAGATACGTTGCTAGCTTCAGCTGACATCATTTGTTTATGTGCCAATTTAACTGAAGAAAGTTATCACATGATTGGCTCGGCGGAAATTGCCAAGATGAAAGACGGCGTCTATCTTTCCAATAGCGCACGAGGCGCCTTGATTGATGAAGAAGCCATGATTGCCGGCTTAGAATCGGGCAAAATTGCTGGGCTTGGGACAGATGTTTTAGAAGAGGAACCAGGTCGGAAAAATCATCCTTATCTTGCGTTTGAAAATGTAGTAATGACGCCGCACACCTCCGCTTATACCATGGAATGCCTGCAAGCGATGGGAGAAAAATGCGTGCAAGATGTGGAAGACGTGGTGCAAGGTATTTTACCTCAACGGGCAGTGCAAGAAGTCAGTCGTTACGTTAGTTAA
- the gnd gene encoding phosphogluconate dehydrogenase (NAD(+)-dependent, decarboxylating) translates to MIEVSKEAGERKMGIGFIGLGKMGLNMALNVHEQGWPIIGFDVTKEARATAREQGLSVVDSLPELLKALNKRKVIFLSTPAGQITNQLVAELVEQLAPEDIIVDSGNSNFHDSVANAQLAEEKGIYFIDCGTSGGIKGAREGACLMVGGAPEAVKVLTPFFEDLACEQGYLYAGKSGAGHYLKMVHNGIEYVMMQAMGEGFNLLEAAEYDFALEKVADVWNHGSIIEARLMGLAKEVFAENPTLANLEGKVAANGEAKWMIEEALRLEMPVPTTALSLFTRNESMLANHFSNKVVASLRQGFGGHEVVKSQ, encoded by the coding sequence ATGATTGAAGTATCAAAAGAGGCAGGTGAAAGAAAAATGGGCATTGGCTTTATTGGACTTGGGAAAATGGGTTTGAACATGGCATTAAATGTTCACGAACAAGGCTGGCCCATTATTGGCTTTGATGTGACAAAGGAAGCAAGAGCGACTGCTAGAGAGCAGGGGCTTTCCGTTGTAGATTCGTTACCGGAATTGTTGAAAGCGCTTAATAAAAGGAAGGTGATTTTTTTAAGTACCCCCGCTGGTCAGATTACCAATCAATTAGTGGCAGAATTGGTAGAGCAATTAGCACCAGAGGATATCATTGTGGATAGTGGCAATTCAAATTTTCATGATAGTGTCGCGAATGCTCAACTTGCTGAGGAAAAAGGAATTTATTTTATTGATTGTGGTACTTCTGGTGGCATCAAAGGAGCGCGGGAAGGAGCTTGTTTAATGGTTGGCGGTGCGCCTGAAGCTGTCAAAGTGTTAACCCCATTTTTTGAAGATTTAGCTTGTGAACAAGGGTATCTTTATGCTGGGAAATCAGGAGCTGGTCACTATTTGAAAATGGTGCACAACGGGATTGAGTACGTCATGATGCAAGCCATGGGCGAAGGATTCAATTTATTAGAAGCTGCCGAATATGATTTTGCGTTGGAGAAAGTAGCCGATGTGTGGAATCACGGCTCGATTATTGAAGCTCGCTTGATGGGCTTAGCGAAAGAGGTTTTTGCGGAAAATCCTACGTTAGCCAATCTAGAAGGGAAAGTGGCAGCAAATGGCGAAGCCAAATGGATGATTGAAGAAGCATTGCGTTTGGAGATGCCCGTCCCAACTACGGCGTTGTCCTTATTTACTCGAAATGAAAGTATGCTAGCAAATCATTTTTCAAACAAAGTGGTCGCTTCTTTGCGACAAGGATTTGGCGGGCATGAAGTCGTAAAAAGTCAGTAA
- a CDS encoding MurR/RpiR family transcriptional regulator, with product MKNHYLDQRIRIKKPNLSLTEKKISDYFVHSESLLTQMTLESLANEIGVSQSSVYQFVKKIGYSGFQEFKIDIARNSNYQPTFQNVNSVNGADDISPDDDSITIAKKVLQANIYSLSNATQFLTKELLDNVLALMYSAKTLHFFGQGGSSIVAFDSFHKFIRTNYRCNYIFDYHMQLSFVTKLTSEDCVFIFSHSGKTKESINLARQVKKTNAKMITLTGNSGSELAGLSDEAIIVVTEEGLFRAESLASRISYLTVMDILYTNTMHHNFDQNADSLKKIRDNISTTKTDPHYLS from the coding sequence ATGAAAAACCACTATTTGGATCAACGGATTCGGATCAAAAAACCGAATTTGAGCCTCACAGAAAAGAAAATTTCCGATTACTTTGTTCATTCTGAATCATTATTGACACAAATGACGTTAGAAAGTCTTGCCAACGAAATTGGCGTCTCCCAATCTTCCGTGTATCAATTTGTAAAAAAGATTGGCTATTCTGGGTTCCAAGAATTTAAAATTGATATCGCCAGAAATTCTAATTATCAGCCGACTTTTCAAAACGTCAATAGCGTGAATGGCGCCGATGATATTTCACCAGATGATGATAGTATTACCATTGCTAAAAAAGTCTTACAAGCCAATATTTATTCCCTCAGTAACGCCACACAGTTCTTAACAAAGGAGCTGTTAGATAACGTGTTGGCTTTGATGTACTCTGCCAAAACGCTTCACTTTTTCGGGCAAGGCGGCTCCTCGATTGTGGCTTTTGATAGTTTCCATAAATTCATTCGGACCAACTATCGGTGCAACTACATTTTTGATTACCACATGCAGTTAAGTTTTGTCACAAAATTAACCAGTGAAGATTGCGTATTTATTTTTTCCCATTCAGGCAAAACCAAAGAATCAATCAACCTAGCACGACAAGTTAAAAAAACCAACGCAAAAATGATTACGTTAACCGGTAACAGCGGTTCAGAGTTGGCAGGCTTGTCCGACGAAGCAATTATTGTCGTCACCGAAGAAGGCTTGTTTCGTGCGGAATCCTTGGCTTCACGGATTAGTTACTTAACGGTAATGGATATTTTATATACAAATACGATGCATCACAATTTTGATCAAAATGCCGATTCCTTGAAAAAAATCCGCGACAACATTAGCACGACTAAGACCGATCCGCATTATTTGTCGTAA
- a CDS encoding ABC transporter ATP-binding protein: MAVGGGGKNSHDSIRADKTKFSFKEFLGLIKMTEPNYLLLGIGMIFLVISSSIQVYVPKLASSLVNNFQKGVDYSLLGKVVGLFIFSALVSALGGTILGIFGENVIQNMRKRLWNKLTILKVSYFDSVKAGEISSRVVNDTNQVKQLLAVTFPQTIASVITVIGTVYMMIKMDWHMSLAMVIAVPVVILCMIPVMAFGSKVSHIRQDAMSQFNGLATETLSEIRLVKTSNAESQAQVRAANEVDRLFNVGKKEAIFDASMQPIMMMVFMSMVFGLLAYGMHRIAIGVMTIGTLMSFLMYLFNLIGAMPIIATLFSEVAKAAGSTRRVQELLSREPEDFESGQDIDLSEKTLSVKNVKFSYEDAPEEPILTDISFTAQPNQVIAFAGPSGGGKSTIFSLIERFYEPTEGQIKFGDIDIKDIKLSDYRRQIGFVSQDSAIMVGTIRDNLTYGLAENFSDEQLWDVLELAYARKFVEEMPDKLNTEVGERGVKISGGQRQRIAIARAFLRNPKILMLDEATASLDSESEMKVQEALSNLMKGRTTLVIAHRLSTIVDADSIYFVEKGKVTGSGKHDELVSKHKTYAKYVSEQFKVTE; the protein is encoded by the coding sequence ATGGCAGTAGGTGGAGGCGGCAAAAATAGTCATGATTCTATCCGAGCAGATAAAACAAAATTTTCGTTTAAAGAATTTTTAGGCTTAATCAAGATGACAGAGCCTAACTATTTACTGCTTGGCATTGGGATGATATTTCTTGTGATTTCTTCTAGTATCCAAGTGTACGTTCCAAAACTTGCTTCAAGTTTAGTCAATAATTTTCAAAAGGGAGTAGATTATAGTTTATTAGGTAAAGTTGTTGGATTATTTATATTTTCAGCACTCGTTTCTGCATTAGGAGGGACAATTTTAGGTATTTTTGGTGAAAATGTCATCCAAAATATGCGTAAACGCTTATGGAATAAATTAACTATTCTAAAAGTTTCTTATTTTGACTCTGTTAAAGCGGGTGAAATATCCAGCCGGGTCGTAAATGATACTAATCAAGTTAAGCAATTGTTAGCCGTTACTTTTCCTCAAACAATTGCCAGTGTGATTACAGTTATTGGTACGGTATATATGATGATTAAAATGGATTGGCATATGTCGCTTGCTATGGTAATTGCTGTTCCTGTTGTAATCCTTTGTATGATTCCAGTAATGGCATTTGGTTCAAAAGTTAGTCACATTCGCCAAGATGCTATGAGTCAATTTAATGGACTTGCTACTGAAACGTTGAGTGAAATTCGTTTAGTCAAAACTTCTAATGCTGAATCTCAGGCGCAGGTTCGTGCTGCAAATGAAGTGGATCGGTTATTTAATGTAGGGAAAAAAGAAGCAATATTTGATGCATCTATGCAACCAATTATGATGATGGTCTTTATGAGCATGGTATTTGGGCTATTAGCATATGGGATGCATCGAATTGCCATTGGTGTGATGACAATCGGAACATTGATGAGTTTCTTAATGTATCTATTTAATCTTATTGGTGCCATGCCAATCATTGCGACGTTATTTTCTGAAGTAGCTAAAGCAGCAGGATCAACGCGACGAGTGCAAGAATTGTTATCTAGAGAACCTGAAGACTTTGAAAGTGGACAAGATATTGATTTATCGGAAAAGACTTTATCAGTTAAAAATGTAAAATTTTCTTATGAAGATGCGCCAGAAGAACCTATCTTAACAGACATTTCTTTTACTGCTCAGCCAAACCAAGTAATTGCTTTTGCAGGCCCATCAGGTGGCGGGAAATCGACGATTTTTAGTTTAATTGAAAGGTTTTATGAACCTACAGAAGGACAAATTAAATTTGGAGATATTGACATAAAAGATATCAAATTATCAGATTATCGTCGTCAAATCGGCTTTGTATCACAGGATTCTGCGATTATGGTAGGGACAATCAGAGATAATCTAACGTATGGCTTAGCAGAAAACTTCTCAGATGAACAACTATGGGATGTCTTGGAACTAGCATATGCGCGAAAATTTGTAGAAGAAATGCCGGATAAATTGAATACGGAAGTCGGTGAACGTGGCGTTAAAATTTCTGGAGGACAAAGACAGCGTATTGCAATTGCTCGTGCATTCTTGCGGAATCCCAAGATTTTAATGTTAGATGAAGCTACTGCTAGCCTAGATTCAGAATCTGAGATGAAGGTCCAAGAGGCATTGTCTAATTTAATGAAGGGCCGAACGACATTGGTTATTGCCCATAGATTGTCGACAATTGTTGATGCGGATAGCATTTACTTTGTTGAAAAAGGGAAAGTAACTGGTTCAGGAAAACATGATGAGCTAGTAAGTAAACATAAAACTTACGCTAAATATGTGTCCGAACAATTTAAAGTAACGGAATGA